One window of the Eucalyptus grandis isolate ANBG69807.140 chromosome 8, ASM1654582v1, whole genome shotgun sequence genome contains the following:
- the LOC108960309 gene encoding putative receptor like protein 25: MVRNTPRAKSSRFKVQQFEGSFGYSRGVHIFPKLHILDLSNNSFSGPLPTNLMMNLKGMMNVENVQDTTYMTQDLRGGTYENSVAVMMKGLEVQLVRILAFLTIIDLSCNSFQGNIPEVIGHLHSLVGLNLSHNHLTGSIPPTLENLTNLEWLDLSSNNFSGLIPRKLGDLAFLGYLNLSKNQLTGQIPQDKQLSTFSSNSFDGNPGLCGTPLPKACPSNAQPPPPPPAPSSLLTFDREGHASWLKQKTLWIGYASGIVIGNSIAYIAFETGRPKWLIQGVRILESRATEWIKKIKRKAIKFHGQ, encoded by the coding sequence ATGGTTAGGAACACTCCCAGAGCTAAAAGTTCTCGTTTTAAGGTCCAACAATTTGAAGGGTCTTTTGGATATTCCAGGGGAGTTCACATCTTTCCCAAGTTACACATTTTAGACCTCTCCAACAACAGCTTTAGCGGTCCTTTGCCAACCAACTTGATGATGAACCTTAAAGGCATGATGAATGTTGAAAATGTGCAAGACACAACATATATGACGCAAGATTTGAGAGGGGGGACTTACGAAAATTCAGTGGCCGTGATGATGAAAGGGCTAGAGGTTCAGCTAGTGAGGATCTTGGCCTTCCTCACAATTATTGACTTGTCATGCAACTCTTTCCAAGGGAATATCCCTGAAGTTATTGGACATCTTCACTCTCTCGTAGGGCTCAACCTTTCTCATAACCATCTTACGGGTTCCATACCACCGACTCTAGAGAACTTGACTAATCTTGAGTGgcttgatctttcttcaaataattttagtGGGTTGATTCCTCGAAAATTGGGAGATTTGGCATTTCTTGGGTACTTAAACCTCTCAAAGAACCAACTCACCGGTCAAATTCCACAAGACAAGCAATTGAGCACATTTTCAAGCAACTCATTTGATGGGAATCCGGGCTTATGTGGAACTCCATTGCCAAAAGCATGCCCTAGCAATGcccaacctcctcctcctcctcctgcacCATCATCCTTATTAACTTTCGACCGCGAAGGGCATGCGAGTTGGTTGAAACAGAAAACACTGTGGATTGGCTATGCATCGGGAATTGTAATTGGGAATTCAATAGCATACATTGCATTTGAAACAGGAAGGCCCAAATGGCTCATACAAGGTGTAAGGATACTGGAGAGTAGAGCAACCGAGTGGATAAAGAAGATAAAGCGAAAGgccatcaaatttcatggacaatga
- the LOC104417809 gene encoding agamous-like MADS-box protein AGL62, whose translation MAKKPSLGRQKIAISKIPKKNHLQVTFSKRRSGLFKKASELCTLCGVDIGIIVFSPASKVFSFGHPEVEFIIDRFLAQDPAPPDSGECRLIEAHRNANLRDLNGILTQVLEELEVERKRGEALDEMRRESQRQCWWEAPIDELGLCELEQLGGSMEELKKNVMRWINELMVDSCSPNGEIAYESKPLEANGAYNLGHVYNLHDQNGLF comes from the coding sequence ATGGCAAAGAAACCGAGCTTGGGTCGCCAGAAAATCGCCATTTCGAAAATTCCCAAGAAAAACCATCTCCAGGTGACCTTCTCGAAACGGCGATCCGGGCTTTTCAAGAAAGCGAGCGAGCTCTGCACCCTCTGCGGGGTCGACATCGGAATCATAGTCTTCTCTCCCGCCAGCAAGGTCTTCTCCTTTGGTCACCCGGAGGTCGAGTTCATCATCGACCGGTTCCTCGCCCAGGACCCGGCGCCCCCTGACTCGGGCGAGTGCCGGCTCATTGAAGCCCACCGGAACGCGAACTTGCGTGACCTCAACGGGATATTGACTCAAGTTCTTGAGGAGCTGGAGGTGGAGAGGAAGCGCGGGGAGGCGCTGGATGAGATGAGGAGAGAGAGCCAGAGGCAATGTTGGTGGGAGGCACCGATCGATGAACTTGGATTGTGTGAGCTTGAGCAGTTGGGAGGGTCGATGgaggagctcaagaagaacGTGATGAGATGGATCAACGAGTTGATGGTGGACTCTTGCTCCCCAAACGGAGAAATCGCCTACGAGAGCAAGCCTCTTGAAGCGAACGGTGCATACAATCTTGGGCACGTGTACAATCTCCATGACCAAAATGGACTCTTTTGA